One part of the Euwallacea similis isolate ESF13 chromosome 30, ESF131.1, whole genome shotgun sequence genome encodes these proteins:
- the LOC136417878 gene encoding speckle-type POZ protein B-like isoform X1 gives MWTVVNIMGMLNKLNIMPTKPKNKPKTVQNPKESLDAEVGSIHEELEVPVASELVFRKIWNIKRFLHTIKKRDLLDSPEFRCSVNGVTTFWNVSVRFWKGANGKKVTNPLVICLNLTGCETEETGQARIRFQFGVFDAHIKHWECCPISSVVLNLQNTKELLSVGYKSLSIMDRHIDSVKDVRIMVKIQIIQSDEEVHSLSQDMARLMTIEESKDTMIESYCDSENKDCHNSPLTAHSWIVKTRSEKLAKRLETHSDDKNKNVKYLLSLPEYSYGVVNELIRYIYTDKVDCADKYAAKLLPISTIYNLQGLKGLCERHLIESLTPSTVANILLLADQCRCENLRKAALHYCEDSEEIKGNVHMGKTLAWRVMEMVNPDLFMEACESIGSSSSNLDSPGTPGGSWSD, from the exons ATGTGGACTGTAGTGAATATCATGGGAATGCTAAACAA GCTTAACATCATGCCGACCAAACCGAAAAATAAACCCAAAACAGTCCAAAATCCTAAGGAATCATTAGACGCCGAAGTCGGTTCCATCCACGAAGAACTCGAAGTACCT GTGGCATCGGAACTAGTTTTCCGCAAAATATGGAACATCAAGAGGTTCCTCCATACGATTAAAAAGAGGGACCTCCTGGATAGTCCAGAGTTTAGATGTTCCGTAAATGGTGTCACCACTTTCTGGAACGTATCCGTCCGATTTTGGAAAG GTGCAAATGGCAAAAAAGTAACCAACCCCCTGGTGATATGTTTAAACCTCACTGGATGCGAAACAGAAGAAACTGGCCAAGCGCGCATTAGGTTCCAATTCGGAGTTTTCGACGCCCACATCAAGCACTGGGAATGCTGCCCTATTTCCAGTGTGGTCCTCAATTTGCAAAACACTAAGGAACTCTTATCTGTGGGGTATAAGAGTTTGAGCATCATGGACAGACACATAGACAGTG TTAAAGATGTGAGGATAATGGTGAAAATTCAGATAATCCAAAGTGATGAAGAGGTGCACAGTTTATCTCAAGATATGGCGAGGCTGATGACGATTGAAGAAAGCAAAGATACGATGATTGAAAGCTATTGTGATTCGGAGAACAAGGACTGCCACAATTCTCCTTTAACTGCTCATAGTTGGATCGTGAAAACTAGAAGCGAGAAACTGGCCAAAAGACTGGAAACTCATAGTGATGATAAAAATAAG AACGTAAAGTACCTACTGTCTCTTCCGGAATATTCTTATGGTGTAGTAAATGAGCTAATACGCTATATTTACACGGACAAGGTGGATTGTGCCGATAAATACGCAGCCAAATTGTTGCCTATTAGTACGATATACAATTTACAAG GTCTGAAAGGACTTTGTGAACGCCACTTGATAGAAAGCCTCACTCCATCCACCGTTGCGAACATTCTCCTTCTTGCCGACCAATGCAGGTGCGAAAACCTCAGAAAAGCCGCCCTGCACTACTGCGAAGACTCTGAAGAAATTAAAGGGAATGTCCATATGGGCAAAACGTTAGCATGGCGGGTAATGGAGATGGTTAACCCTGATTTGTTCATGGAGGCGTGCGAAAGCATAGGGAGTTCGTCGAGCAATTTGGATAGTCCTGGAACTCCCGGTGGATCTTGGAGCGACTGA
- the LOC136417878 gene encoding speckle-type POZ protein B-like isoform X2: MKLLNIMPTKPKNKPKTVQNPKESLDAEVGSIHEELEVPVASELVFRKIWNIKRFLHTIKKRDLLDSPEFRCSVNGVTTFWNVSVRFWKGANGKKVTNPLVICLNLTGCETEETGQARIRFQFGVFDAHIKHWECCPISSVVLNLQNTKELLSVGYKSLSIMDRHIDSVKDVRIMVKIQIIQSDEEVHSLSQDMARLMTIEESKDTMIESYCDSENKDCHNSPLTAHSWIVKTRSEKLAKRLETHSDDKNKNVKYLLSLPEYSYGVVNELIRYIYTDKVDCADKYAAKLLPISTIYNLQGLKGLCERHLIESLTPSTVANILLLADQCRCENLRKAALHYCEDSEEIKGNVHMGKTLAWRVMEMVNPDLFMEACESIGSSSSNLDSPGTPGGSWSD; the protein is encoded by the exons ATGAAATT GCTTAACATCATGCCGACCAAACCGAAAAATAAACCCAAAACAGTCCAAAATCCTAAGGAATCATTAGACGCCGAAGTCGGTTCCATCCACGAAGAACTCGAAGTACCT GTGGCATCGGAACTAGTTTTCCGCAAAATATGGAACATCAAGAGGTTCCTCCATACGATTAAAAAGAGGGACCTCCTGGATAGTCCAGAGTTTAGATGTTCCGTAAATGGTGTCACCACTTTCTGGAACGTATCCGTCCGATTTTGGAAAG GTGCAAATGGCAAAAAAGTAACCAACCCCCTGGTGATATGTTTAAACCTCACTGGATGCGAAACAGAAGAAACTGGCCAAGCGCGCATTAGGTTCCAATTCGGAGTTTTCGACGCCCACATCAAGCACTGGGAATGCTGCCCTATTTCCAGTGTGGTCCTCAATTTGCAAAACACTAAGGAACTCTTATCTGTGGGGTATAAGAGTTTGAGCATCATGGACAGACACATAGACAGTG TTAAAGATGTGAGGATAATGGTGAAAATTCAGATAATCCAAAGTGATGAAGAGGTGCACAGTTTATCTCAAGATATGGCGAGGCTGATGACGATTGAAGAAAGCAAAGATACGATGATTGAAAGCTATTGTGATTCGGAGAACAAGGACTGCCACAATTCTCCTTTAACTGCTCATAGTTGGATCGTGAAAACTAGAAGCGAGAAACTGGCCAAAAGACTGGAAACTCATAGTGATGATAAAAATAAG AACGTAAAGTACCTACTGTCTCTTCCGGAATATTCTTATGGTGTAGTAAATGAGCTAATACGCTATATTTACACGGACAAGGTGGATTGTGCCGATAAATACGCAGCCAAATTGTTGCCTATTAGTACGATATACAATTTACAAG GTCTGAAAGGACTTTGTGAACGCCACTTGATAGAAAGCCTCACTCCATCCACCGTTGCGAACATTCTCCTTCTTGCCGACCAATGCAGGTGCGAAAACCTCAGAAAAGCCGCCCTGCACTACTGCGAAGACTCTGAAGAAATTAAAGGGAATGTCCATATGGGCAAAACGTTAGCATGGCGGGTAATGGAGATGGTTAACCCTGATTTGTTCATGGAGGCGTGCGAAAGCATAGGGAGTTCGTCGAGCAATTTGGATAGTCCTGGAACTCCCGGTGGATCTTGGAGCGACTGA
- the LOC136417878 gene encoding speckle-type POZ protein B-like isoform X3: MPTKPKNKPKTVQNPKESLDAEVGSIHEELEVPVASELVFRKIWNIKRFLHTIKKRDLLDSPEFRCSVNGVTTFWNVSVRFWKGANGKKVTNPLVICLNLTGCETEETGQARIRFQFGVFDAHIKHWECCPISSVVLNLQNTKELLSVGYKSLSIMDRHIDSVKDVRIMVKIQIIQSDEEVHSLSQDMARLMTIEESKDTMIESYCDSENKDCHNSPLTAHSWIVKTRSEKLAKRLETHSDDKNKNVKYLLSLPEYSYGVVNELIRYIYTDKVDCADKYAAKLLPISTIYNLQGLKGLCERHLIESLTPSTVANILLLADQCRCENLRKAALHYCEDSEEIKGNVHMGKTLAWRVMEMVNPDLFMEACESIGSSSSNLDSPGTPGGSWSD; this comes from the exons ATGCCGACCAAACCGAAAAATAAACCCAAAACAGTCCAAAATCCTAAGGAATCATTAGACGCCGAAGTCGGTTCCATCCACGAAGAACTCGAAGTACCT GTGGCATCGGAACTAGTTTTCCGCAAAATATGGAACATCAAGAGGTTCCTCCATACGATTAAAAAGAGGGACCTCCTGGATAGTCCAGAGTTTAGATGTTCCGTAAATGGTGTCACCACTTTCTGGAACGTATCCGTCCGATTTTGGAAAG GTGCAAATGGCAAAAAAGTAACCAACCCCCTGGTGATATGTTTAAACCTCACTGGATGCGAAACAGAAGAAACTGGCCAAGCGCGCATTAGGTTCCAATTCGGAGTTTTCGACGCCCACATCAAGCACTGGGAATGCTGCCCTATTTCCAGTGTGGTCCTCAATTTGCAAAACACTAAGGAACTCTTATCTGTGGGGTATAAGAGTTTGAGCATCATGGACAGACACATAGACAGTG TTAAAGATGTGAGGATAATGGTGAAAATTCAGATAATCCAAAGTGATGAAGAGGTGCACAGTTTATCTCAAGATATGGCGAGGCTGATGACGATTGAAGAAAGCAAAGATACGATGATTGAAAGCTATTGTGATTCGGAGAACAAGGACTGCCACAATTCTCCTTTAACTGCTCATAGTTGGATCGTGAAAACTAGAAGCGAGAAACTGGCCAAAAGACTGGAAACTCATAGTGATGATAAAAATAAG AACGTAAAGTACCTACTGTCTCTTCCGGAATATTCTTATGGTGTAGTAAATGAGCTAATACGCTATATTTACACGGACAAGGTGGATTGTGCCGATAAATACGCAGCCAAATTGTTGCCTATTAGTACGATATACAATTTACAAG GTCTGAAAGGACTTTGTGAACGCCACTTGATAGAAAGCCTCACTCCATCCACCGTTGCGAACATTCTCCTTCTTGCCGACCAATGCAGGTGCGAAAACCTCAGAAAAGCCGCCCTGCACTACTGCGAAGACTCTGAAGAAATTAAAGGGAATGTCCATATGGGCAAAACGTTAGCATGGCGGGTAATGGAGATGGTTAACCCTGATTTGTTCATGGAGGCGTGCGAAAGCATAGGGAGTTCGTCGAGCAATTTGGATAGTCCTGGAACTCCCGGTGGATCTTGGAGCGACTGA
- the Cdc10 gene encoding cyclin-dependent kinase 10 translates to MNVDILKPGDTKPREIENGAEPSAPITKKGILTSFLTGKPMNIPENDLLGRCRFVSEFEKLNRIGEGTYGIVYRAKDTMSGQIVALKKVRMDQERDGMPISSLREIQILQNCKHDNIVHLKEVVVGKSLESIFLVMEYCEQDLASLLDNMQAPFTESQVKCIMLQVLRGLRYLHHNFVVHRDLKVSNLLMTDKGCVKIADFGLARKFGIPLKPMTPHVVTLWYRSPELLLQATIQATSVDMWAAGCILGELLGHKPLLPGRCEIQQLELIVDLLGTPSDAIWPGFSNLPALQNYSLKQQPYNNLKQKFPWLSAAGLRLLNFLFMYDPRKRATAEECLQSSYFKEPPLPCDPKLMPTFPQHRNIKGSKNPAAPDTSDQTSNLPAISDLLGSIVKKRRVE, encoded by the exons ATGAACGTGGATATTTTAAAGCCAG gtgaTACCAAGCCTCGAGAAATAGAAAATGGGGCTGAGCCATCAGCCCCTATTACCAAAAAGGGAATACTAACATCTTTTCTTACGGGTAAACCCATGAACATTCCAGAGAATGATCTT cttgGTCGATGCAGATTTGTCTCTGAATTTGAGAAACTCAACCGTATTGGAGAAGGCACCTATGGTATTGTTT ACAGAGCCAAAGACACAATGTCTGGCCAGATTGTGGCCCTTAAAAAAGTTCGAATGGACCAGGAGCGAGATGGTATGCCAATTAGTAGCCTGAGGGAAATTCagattttgcaaaattgtAAACACGATAATATAGTCCATCTAAAGGAAGTTGTAGTTGGAAAAAGTTTAGAAAG CATTTTCTTAGTAATGGAGTATTGCGAACAAGACTTGGCTTCACTACTTGACAACATGCAGGCTCCATTCACAGAATCCCAAGTCAAGTGCATAATGCTGCAAGTGTTACGAGGGCTCCGCTACTTGCACCACAACTTTGTAGTTCACCGAGACCTTAAAGTGTCTAATTTGCTTATGACTGATAAAGGATGTGTAAAAATCG CTGACTTTGGTCTCGCCAGGAAATTTGGTATACCTCTCAAGCCTATGACTCCTCACGTGGTTACTCTATGGTACAGATCCCCAGAACTGCTTTTACAAGCCACAATACAAGCAACTAGTGTTGATATGTGGGCGGCAGGTTGTATTTTAGGAGAACTTTTGGGGCACAAACCTTTACTGCCTGGGCGGTGTGAAATTCAGCAATTGGAGTTGATTGTTGACTTGCTGGGCACTCCTTCAGATGCCATTTGGCCAGGGTTCAGTAATTTGCCGGCTTTACAAAACTATAGCTTAAAGCAACAACcctataataatttaaagcaaaaattccCGTGGCTCTCTGCTGCGGGATTGAGGTTGCTAAATTTCTTGTTCATGTATGATCCTCGAAAGAGGGCTACTGCTGAGGAGTGTTTGCAAAGTAGCTACTTTAAGGAACCCCCACTAC CTTGTGATCCCAAACTTATGCCGACGTTCCCTCAGCATAGAAACATCAAAGGATCGAAGAATCCGGCCGCGCCTGATACCTCAGACCAAACGAGTAATTTACCTGCCATTTCAGATTTG TTGGGCTCCATAGTAAAAAAGAGACGAGTGGAATAA
- the LOC136417881 gene encoding uncharacterized protein isoform X1: protein METKWGLYSLLSAYLVTLSMALPSALVEEIKNSEVKTNKVKRAQPDQLGPEENIGKLSYFGDKQSSAIKRGTNLKETDLGDWTGDFNMDNVQSGLLNSPSLPMEDKTMAEYEKGYRYAINRDKLDEDLENAVLKGELYVDPYNQYRYYEERRRKRGASASKLRSKRNVDLTPEEVMALLALYDKNQRGLKNSYDVLDTDEDDETWSNDPIYPYGTVDRIPDNYLYNHANRQLDYKPRWGNFDLGAAKKKRFVVAQNKRTSDPTRMIRYINGPNQNDFNTLSNILNNQKEGGNVDIPVYHRLVL, encoded by the exons ATGGAAACGAAGTGGGGGCTTTACTCCCTGCTGAGCGCATACTTGGTGACTCTATCCATGGCTTTGCCCTCAGCCCTCGTCGAGGAAATAAAGAACAGCGAAGTGAAAACTAACAAAG ttaAGAGAGCCCAACCTGATCAATTGGGACCGGAAGagaatattggaaaattgagTTATTTTGGAGACAAACAGAGTTCAGCTATAAAGAGAG GCACTAATCTGAAGGAAACTGATCTTGGGGACTGGACCGGAGATTTCAATATGGATAACGTCCAGTCTGGGCTTTTGAACTCGCCCAGCCTTCCAATGGAGGACAAGACCATGGCAGAATACGAAAAGGGCTATCGCTATGCTATTAATAGGGACAAACTGGACGAAGACTTGGAAAATGCAGTATTGAAGGGGGAGCTGTACGTTGATCCCTACAATCAATATCG GTATTACGAGGAGCGTAGGCGTAAAAGGGGAGCATCTGCGTCTAAATTAAG ATCTAAGAGGAATGTTGACTTAACCCCTGAAGAAGTTATGGCCTTGCTTGCCCTTTATGATAAGAACCAACGCGGACTAAAGAATTCCTATGATGTACTCGATACTGATGAAGATGATGAAACTTG GTCGAATGATCCGATATACCCATATGGTACTGTAGACCGCATCCCTGACAACTACCTGTACAACCACGCTAACCGCCAATTGGACTACAAACCGCGATGGGGCAACTTTGATCTCGGAGCCGCCAAAAAGAAAAG GTTCGTCGTCGCTCAGAATAAACGCACCAGCGACCCCACTAGGATGATCAGATACATCAACGGGCCTAATCAAAACGATTTCAATACATTGTCCAACATTCTCAATAACCAGAAAGAAGGCGGGAATGTTGATATTCCGGTTTATCATCGGCTAGTATTGTAA
- the LOC136417881 gene encoding uncharacterized protein isoform X2, translating to METKWGLYSLLSAYLVTLSMALPSALVEEIKNSEVKTNKVKRAQPDQLGPEENIGKLSYFGDKQSSAIKRGTNLKETDLGDWTGDFNMDNVQSGLLNSPSLPMEDKTMAEYEKGYRYAINRDKLDEDLENAVLKGELYVDPYNQYRSKRNVDLTPEEVMALLALYDKNQRGLKNSYDVLDTDEDDETWSNDPIYPYGTVDRIPDNYLYNHANRQLDYKPRWGNFDLGAAKKKRFVVAQNKRTSDPTRMIRYINGPNQNDFNTLSNILNNQKEGGNVDIPVYHRLVL from the exons ATGGAAACGAAGTGGGGGCTTTACTCCCTGCTGAGCGCATACTTGGTGACTCTATCCATGGCTTTGCCCTCAGCCCTCGTCGAGGAAATAAAGAACAGCGAAGTGAAAACTAACAAAG ttaAGAGAGCCCAACCTGATCAATTGGGACCGGAAGagaatattggaaaattgagTTATTTTGGAGACAAACAGAGTTCAGCTATAAAGAGAG GCACTAATCTGAAGGAAACTGATCTTGGGGACTGGACCGGAGATTTCAATATGGATAACGTCCAGTCTGGGCTTTTGAACTCGCCCAGCCTTCCAATGGAGGACAAGACCATGGCAGAATACGAAAAGGGCTATCGCTATGCTATTAATAGGGACAAACTGGACGAAGACTTGGAAAATGCAGTATTGAAGGGGGAGCTGTACGTTGATCCCTACAATCAATATCG ATCTAAGAGGAATGTTGACTTAACCCCTGAAGAAGTTATGGCCTTGCTTGCCCTTTATGATAAGAACCAACGCGGACTAAAGAATTCCTATGATGTACTCGATACTGATGAAGATGATGAAACTTG GTCGAATGATCCGATATACCCATATGGTACTGTAGACCGCATCCCTGACAACTACCTGTACAACCACGCTAACCGCCAATTGGACTACAAACCGCGATGGGGCAACTTTGATCTCGGAGCCGCCAAAAAGAAAAG GTTCGTCGTCGCTCAGAATAAACGCACCAGCGACCCCACTAGGATGATCAGATACATCAACGGGCCTAATCAAAACGATTTCAATACATTGTCCAACATTCTCAATAACCAGAAAGAAGGCGGGAATGTTGATATTCCGGTTTATCATCGGCTAGTATTGTAA
- the LOC136417881 gene encoding uncharacterized protein isoform X3 produces the protein METKWGLYSLLSAYLVTLSMALPSALVEEIKNSEVKTNKVKRAQPDQLGPEENIGKLSYFGDKQSSAIKRGTNLKETDLGDWTGDFNMDNVQSGLLNSPSLPMEDKTMAEYEKGYRYAINRDKLDEDLENAVLKGELYVDPYNQYRYYEERRRKRGASASKLRSKRNVDLTPEEVMALLALYDKNQRGLKNSYDVLDTDEDDETWSNDPIYPYGTVDRIPDNYLYNHANRQLDYKPRWGNFDLGAAKKKRLF, from the exons ATGGAAACGAAGTGGGGGCTTTACTCCCTGCTGAGCGCATACTTGGTGACTCTATCCATGGCTTTGCCCTCAGCCCTCGTCGAGGAAATAAAGAACAGCGAAGTGAAAACTAACAAAG ttaAGAGAGCCCAACCTGATCAATTGGGACCGGAAGagaatattggaaaattgagTTATTTTGGAGACAAACAGAGTTCAGCTATAAAGAGAG GCACTAATCTGAAGGAAACTGATCTTGGGGACTGGACCGGAGATTTCAATATGGATAACGTCCAGTCTGGGCTTTTGAACTCGCCCAGCCTTCCAATGGAGGACAAGACCATGGCAGAATACGAAAAGGGCTATCGCTATGCTATTAATAGGGACAAACTGGACGAAGACTTGGAAAATGCAGTATTGAAGGGGGAGCTGTACGTTGATCCCTACAATCAATATCG GTATTACGAGGAGCGTAGGCGTAAAAGGGGAGCATCTGCGTCTAAATTAAG ATCTAAGAGGAATGTTGACTTAACCCCTGAAGAAGTTATGGCCTTGCTTGCCCTTTATGATAAGAACCAACGCGGACTAAAGAATTCCTATGATGTACTCGATACTGATGAAGATGATGAAACTTG GTCGAATGATCCGATATACCCATATGGTACTGTAGACCGCATCCCTGACAACTACCTGTACAACCACGCTAACCGCCAATTGGACTACAAACCGCGATGGGGCAACTTTGATCTCGGAGCCGCCAAAAAGAAAAGGTTGTTCTAA